Proteins encoded within one genomic window of Ailuropoda melanoleuca isolate Jingjing chromosome 16, ASM200744v2, whole genome shotgun sequence:
- the GRK2 gene encoding beta-adrenergic receptor kinase 1 isoform X2, with product MSLGQVPEAGVRRYWDPTSEQPPAGRPSFEGQSLDRQAQAGGCLPGQSCDTLHSGRGSSGLPGQHGRRAWREPWGPWLTEAPLSRSIRSVMQKYLEDRGEVTFEKIFSQKLGYLLFRDFCLKHLEEAKPLVEFYEEIKKYEKLETEEERLARSREVFDTYIMKELLACSHPFSKSATEHVQGHLVKRHVPPDLFQPYIEEICQNLRGDVFQKFIESDKFTRFCQWKNVELNIHLTMNDFSVHRIIGRGGFGEVYGCRKADTGKMYAMKCLDKKRIKMKQGETLALNERIMLSLVSTGDCPFIVCMSYAFHTPDKLSFILDLMNGGDLHYHLSQHGVFSEADMRFYAAEIILGLEHMHSRFVVYRDLKPANILLDEHGHVRISDLGLACDFSKKKPHASVGTHGYMAPEVLQKGVAYDSSADWFSLGCMLFKLLRGHSPFRQHKTKDKHEIDRMTLTMAVELPDSFSPELRSLLEGLLQRDVNRRLGCLGRGAQEVKESPFFRSLDWQMVFLQKYPPPLIPPRGEVNAADAFDIGSFDEEDTKGIKLLDSDQELYRNFPLTISERWQQEVAETVFDTINAETDRMEARKKTKNKQLGHEEDYALGKDCIMHGYMSKMGNPFLTQWQRRYFYLFPNRLEWRGEGEAPSLLTMEEIQSVEETQIKERKCLLLKIRGGKQFVLQCDSDPELVQWKKELRDAYREAQQLVQRVPKMKNKPRSPVVELSKVPLVQRGSANGL from the exons ATGAGCCTTGGCCAGGTGCCCGAAGCCGGCGTGAGGCGGTACTGGGACCCGACTTCTGAGCAGCCACCTGCTGGCCGCCCCAGCTTTGAGGGACAGAGCCTGGACAGGCAGGCCCAGGCTGGTGGTTGCCTTCCCGGACAGAGCTGTGACACTCTGCATTCCGGGAGAGGAAGCAGTGGGCTTCCAGGGCAGCACGGCCGGCGGGCGTGGCGGGAACCATGGGGGCCCTGGCTCACCGAGGCTCCCCTGTCTCGCAGCATCCGCAGTGTCATGCAGAAATACCTGGAGGACCGGGGTGAGGTGACCTTTGAGAAGATCTTCTCCCAGAAGCTGG GGTACCTGCTCTTCCGAGACTTCTGCCTGAAACACCTAGAGGAGGCCAAGCCCTTGGTGGAGTTCTATGAGGAG ATCAAGAAGTATGAGAAgctggagacagaggaggagcGCTTGGCTCGCAGCCGGGAGGTCTTCGACACCTACATCATGAAGGAGCTGCTGGCCTGCTCACAT CCCTTCTCGAAGAGTGCCACTGAGCATGTCCAGGGCCACCTGGTGAAGAGACATGTGCCTCCGGATCTCTTCCAG CCATACATTGAAGAGATTTGTCAGAACCTCCGAGGGGACGTGTTCCAGAAATTCATCGAGAG CGATAAATTCACACGGTTTTGCCAGTGGAAGAATGTGGAGCTCAACATCCAC CTGACCATGAACGACTTCAGCGTGCACCGCATCATCGGGCGAGGGGGCTTCGGCGAGGTCTACGGGTGCCGGAAGGCCGACACGGGCAAGAT gTATGCCATGAAGTGTCTGGATAAGAAGCGCATCAAGATGAAGCAGGGGGAGACCCTGGCCCTGAACGAGCGCATCATGCTGTCCCTTGTCAGCACTGGG GACTGCCCGTTCATCGTCTGCATGTCGTACGCATTCCACACGCCAGACAAGCTCAGCTTCATCCTCGACCTCATGAACG GCGGGGATCTGCACTACCACCTGTCCCAGCACGGGGTGTTCTCCGAGGCCGACATGCGCTTCTACGCAGCCGAGATCATCCTGGGCCTGGAGCACATGCACAGCCGCTTCGTCGTCTACCGGGACCTGAAG CCAGCCAACATCCTTCTGGACGAGCACGGCCACGTGCGCATCTCAGACCTGGGCCTGGCCTGCGACTTCTCCAAGAAGAAGCCCCACGCCAGCGT GGGCACCCACGGGTACATGGCCCCCGAGGTCCTGCAGAAGGGCGTGGCCTACGATAGCAGTGCTGACTGGTTCTCCCTGGGCTGCATGCTTTTCAAGTTGCTGCGGGG GCACAGCCCCTTCCGGCAGCACAAGACCAAAGATAAGCATGAGATTGACCGCATGACATTGACAATG GCTGTGGAGCTGCCCGACTCCTTCTCCCCTGAGCTCCGTTCCCTGCTGGAGGGGCTGCTACAGAGGGACGTCAACCGGAGACTCGGCTGCCTGGGCCGAGG GGCCCAGGAGGTGAAGGAGAGCCCCTTCTTCCGCTCCCTGGACTGGCAGATGGTCTTCTTGCAGAAG TACCCTCCCCCGCTGATCCCCCCTCGAGGGGAGGTGAACGCTGCTGACGCCTTTGACATTGGCTCCTTTGACGAGGAGGACACAAAGGGAATCAAG TTGCTGGACAGTGACCAGGAGCTGTACCGCAACTTTCCCCTCACCATCTCCGAGCGGTGGCAGCAGGAGGTGGCGGAGACGGTCTTCGACACCATCAATGCTGAGACGGACCGAATGGAGGCCcgcaagaaaaccaaaaacaagcagTTGGGCCATGAGGAAG ACTACGCCCTGGGCAAGGACTGCATCATGCACGGCTACATGTCCAAGATGGGCAACCCCTTCCTGACCCAGTGGCAGCGGCGGTACTTCTACCTGTTCCCCAACCGGCTGGAGTGGCGGGGCGAGGGCGAGGCCCCG AGCCTGCTGACCATGGAGGAGATCCAGTCCGTGGAGGAGACGCAGATCAAGGAGCGAAAGTGCCTCCTGCTCAAGATCCGCGGCGGCAAACAGTTTGTGCTGCAGTGCGAT AGCGACCCTGAGCTGGTGCAGTGGAAGAAGGAGCTGCGCGACGCGTACCGCGAGGCCCAGCAGCTGGTGCAGCGCGTGCCCAAGATGAAGAACAAGCCTCGCTCGCCCGTCGTGGAGCTGAGCAAGGTGCCGCTGGTCCAGCGCGGCAGCGCCAACGGCCTCTGA
- the GRK2 gene encoding beta-adrenergic receptor kinase 1 isoform X1, whose amino-acid sequence MQKYLEDRGEVTFEKIFSQKLGYLLFRDFCLKHLEEAKPLVEFYEEIKKYEKLETEEERLARSREVFDTYIMKELLACSHPFSKSATEHVQGHLVKRHVPPDLFQPYIEEICQNLRGDVFQKFIESDKFTRFCQWKNVELNIHLTMNDFSVHRIIGRGGFGEVYGCRKADTGKMYAMKCLDKKRIKMKQGETLALNERIMLSLVSTGDCPFIVCMSYAFHTPDKLSFILDLMNGGDLHYHLSQHGVFSEADMRFYAAEIILGLEHMHSRFVVYRDLKPANILLDEHGHVRISDLGLACDFSKKKPHASVGTHGYMAPEVLQKGVAYDSSADWFSLGCMLFKLLRGHSPFRQHKTKDKHEIDRMTLTMAVELPDSFSPELRSLLEGLLQRDVNRRLGCLGRGAQEVKESPFFRSLDWQMVFLQKYPPPLIPPRGEVNAADAFDIGSFDEEDTKGIKLLDSDQELYRNFPLTISERWQQEVAETVFDTINAETDRMEARKKTKNKQLGHEEDYALGKDCIMHGYMSKMGNPFLTQWQRRYFYLFPNRLEWRGEGEAPQSLLTMEEIQSVEETQIKERKCLLLKIRGGKQFVLQCDSDPELVQWKKELRDAYREAQQLVQRVPKMKNKPRSPVVELSKVPLVQRGSANGL is encoded by the exons ATGCAGAAATACCTGGAGGACCGGGGTGAGGTGACCTTTGAGAAGATCTTCTCCCAGAAGCTGG GGTACCTGCTCTTCCGAGACTTCTGCCTGAAACACCTAGAGGAGGCCAAGCCCTTGGTGGAGTTCTATGAGGAG ATCAAGAAGTATGAGAAgctggagacagaggaggagcGCTTGGCTCGCAGCCGGGAGGTCTTCGACACCTACATCATGAAGGAGCTGCTGGCCTGCTCACAT CCCTTCTCGAAGAGTGCCACTGAGCATGTCCAGGGCCACCTGGTGAAGAGACATGTGCCTCCGGATCTCTTCCAG CCATACATTGAAGAGATTTGTCAGAACCTCCGAGGGGACGTGTTCCAGAAATTCATCGAGAG CGATAAATTCACACGGTTTTGCCAGTGGAAGAATGTGGAGCTCAACATCCAC CTGACCATGAACGACTTCAGCGTGCACCGCATCATCGGGCGAGGGGGCTTCGGCGAGGTCTACGGGTGCCGGAAGGCCGACACGGGCAAGAT gTATGCCATGAAGTGTCTGGATAAGAAGCGCATCAAGATGAAGCAGGGGGAGACCCTGGCCCTGAACGAGCGCATCATGCTGTCCCTTGTCAGCACTGGG GACTGCCCGTTCATCGTCTGCATGTCGTACGCATTCCACACGCCAGACAAGCTCAGCTTCATCCTCGACCTCATGAACG GCGGGGATCTGCACTACCACCTGTCCCAGCACGGGGTGTTCTCCGAGGCCGACATGCGCTTCTACGCAGCCGAGATCATCCTGGGCCTGGAGCACATGCACAGCCGCTTCGTCGTCTACCGGGACCTGAAG CCAGCCAACATCCTTCTGGACGAGCACGGCCACGTGCGCATCTCAGACCTGGGCCTGGCCTGCGACTTCTCCAAGAAGAAGCCCCACGCCAGCGT GGGCACCCACGGGTACATGGCCCCCGAGGTCCTGCAGAAGGGCGTGGCCTACGATAGCAGTGCTGACTGGTTCTCCCTGGGCTGCATGCTTTTCAAGTTGCTGCGGGG GCACAGCCCCTTCCGGCAGCACAAGACCAAAGATAAGCATGAGATTGACCGCATGACATTGACAATG GCTGTGGAGCTGCCCGACTCCTTCTCCCCTGAGCTCCGTTCCCTGCTGGAGGGGCTGCTACAGAGGGACGTCAACCGGAGACTCGGCTGCCTGGGCCGAGG GGCCCAGGAGGTGAAGGAGAGCCCCTTCTTCCGCTCCCTGGACTGGCAGATGGTCTTCTTGCAGAAG TACCCTCCCCCGCTGATCCCCCCTCGAGGGGAGGTGAACGCTGCTGACGCCTTTGACATTGGCTCCTTTGACGAGGAGGACACAAAGGGAATCAAG TTGCTGGACAGTGACCAGGAGCTGTACCGCAACTTTCCCCTCACCATCTCCGAGCGGTGGCAGCAGGAGGTGGCGGAGACGGTCTTCGACACCATCAATGCTGAGACGGACCGAATGGAGGCCcgcaagaaaaccaaaaacaagcagTTGGGCCATGAGGAAG ACTACGCCCTGGGCAAGGACTGCATCATGCACGGCTACATGTCCAAGATGGGCAACCCCTTCCTGACCCAGTGGCAGCGGCGGTACTTCTACCTGTTCCCCAACCGGCTGGAGTGGCGGGGCGAGGGCGAGGCCCCG CAGAGCCTGCTGACCATGGAGGAGATCCAGTCCGTGGAGGAGACGCAGATCAAGGAGCGAAAGTGCCTCCTGCTCAAGATCCGCGGCGGCAAACAGTTTGTGCTGCAGTGCGAT AGCGACCCTGAGCTGGTGCAGTGGAAGAAGGAGCTGCGCGACGCGTACCGCGAGGCCCAGCAGCTGGTGCAGCGCGTGCCCAAGATGAAGAACAAGCCTCGCTCGCCCGTCGTGGAGCTGAGCAAGGTGCCGCTGGTCCAGCGCGGCAGCGCCAACGGCCTCTGA
- the GRK2 gene encoding beta-adrenergic receptor kinase 1 isoform X3 yields the protein MKELLACSHPFSKSATEHVQGHLVKRHVPPDLFQPYIEEICQNLRGDVFQKFIESDKFTRFCQWKNVELNIHLTMNDFSVHRIIGRGGFGEVYGCRKADTGKMYAMKCLDKKRIKMKQGETLALNERIMLSLVSTGDCPFIVCMSYAFHTPDKLSFILDLMNGGDLHYHLSQHGVFSEADMRFYAAEIILGLEHMHSRFVVYRDLKPANILLDEHGHVRISDLGLACDFSKKKPHASVGTHGYMAPEVLQKGVAYDSSADWFSLGCMLFKLLRGHSPFRQHKTKDKHEIDRMTLTMAVELPDSFSPELRSLLEGLLQRDVNRRLGCLGRGAQEVKESPFFRSLDWQMVFLQKYPPPLIPPRGEVNAADAFDIGSFDEEDTKGIKLLDSDQELYRNFPLTISERWQQEVAETVFDTINAETDRMEARKKTKNKQLGHEEDYALGKDCIMHGYMSKMGNPFLTQWQRRYFYLFPNRLEWRGEGEAPQSLLTMEEIQSVEETQIKERKCLLLKIRGGKQFVLQCDSDPELVQWKKELRDAYREAQQLVQRVPKMKNKPRSPVVELSKVPLVQRGSANGL from the exons ATGAAGGAGCTGCTGGCCTGCTCACAT CCCTTCTCGAAGAGTGCCACTGAGCATGTCCAGGGCCACCTGGTGAAGAGACATGTGCCTCCGGATCTCTTCCAG CCATACATTGAAGAGATTTGTCAGAACCTCCGAGGGGACGTGTTCCAGAAATTCATCGAGAG CGATAAATTCACACGGTTTTGCCAGTGGAAGAATGTGGAGCTCAACATCCAC CTGACCATGAACGACTTCAGCGTGCACCGCATCATCGGGCGAGGGGGCTTCGGCGAGGTCTACGGGTGCCGGAAGGCCGACACGGGCAAGAT gTATGCCATGAAGTGTCTGGATAAGAAGCGCATCAAGATGAAGCAGGGGGAGACCCTGGCCCTGAACGAGCGCATCATGCTGTCCCTTGTCAGCACTGGG GACTGCCCGTTCATCGTCTGCATGTCGTACGCATTCCACACGCCAGACAAGCTCAGCTTCATCCTCGACCTCATGAACG GCGGGGATCTGCACTACCACCTGTCCCAGCACGGGGTGTTCTCCGAGGCCGACATGCGCTTCTACGCAGCCGAGATCATCCTGGGCCTGGAGCACATGCACAGCCGCTTCGTCGTCTACCGGGACCTGAAG CCAGCCAACATCCTTCTGGACGAGCACGGCCACGTGCGCATCTCAGACCTGGGCCTGGCCTGCGACTTCTCCAAGAAGAAGCCCCACGCCAGCGT GGGCACCCACGGGTACATGGCCCCCGAGGTCCTGCAGAAGGGCGTGGCCTACGATAGCAGTGCTGACTGGTTCTCCCTGGGCTGCATGCTTTTCAAGTTGCTGCGGGG GCACAGCCCCTTCCGGCAGCACAAGACCAAAGATAAGCATGAGATTGACCGCATGACATTGACAATG GCTGTGGAGCTGCCCGACTCCTTCTCCCCTGAGCTCCGTTCCCTGCTGGAGGGGCTGCTACAGAGGGACGTCAACCGGAGACTCGGCTGCCTGGGCCGAGG GGCCCAGGAGGTGAAGGAGAGCCCCTTCTTCCGCTCCCTGGACTGGCAGATGGTCTTCTTGCAGAAG TACCCTCCCCCGCTGATCCCCCCTCGAGGGGAGGTGAACGCTGCTGACGCCTTTGACATTGGCTCCTTTGACGAGGAGGACACAAAGGGAATCAAG TTGCTGGACAGTGACCAGGAGCTGTACCGCAACTTTCCCCTCACCATCTCCGAGCGGTGGCAGCAGGAGGTGGCGGAGACGGTCTTCGACACCATCAATGCTGAGACGGACCGAATGGAGGCCcgcaagaaaaccaaaaacaagcagTTGGGCCATGAGGAAG ACTACGCCCTGGGCAAGGACTGCATCATGCACGGCTACATGTCCAAGATGGGCAACCCCTTCCTGACCCAGTGGCAGCGGCGGTACTTCTACCTGTTCCCCAACCGGCTGGAGTGGCGGGGCGAGGGCGAGGCCCCG CAGAGCCTGCTGACCATGGAGGAGATCCAGTCCGTGGAGGAGACGCAGATCAAGGAGCGAAAGTGCCTCCTGCTCAAGATCCGCGGCGGCAAACAGTTTGTGCTGCAGTGCGAT AGCGACCCTGAGCTGGTGCAGTGGAAGAAGGAGCTGCGCGACGCGTACCGCGAGGCCCAGCAGCTGGTGCAGCGCGTGCCCAAGATGAAGAACAAGCCTCGCTCGCCCGTCGTGGAGCTGAGCAAGGTGCCGCTGGTCCAGCGCGGCAGCGCCAACGGCCTCTGA